From the Chloroflexus aurantiacus J-10-fl genome, one window contains:
- the hepT gene encoding type VII toxin-antitoxin system HepT family RNase toxin: MIVLERLQRLETTVRELQRFAQTYSLADVRQNTHLEWALRYGFLEAIQMVIDISCQIVSRHNLGIPSTYAECIDLLHCAGYVDHHLANTLCGIVGLRNILVPEYVSVDLEQLYELLHRISDFQQFAEQIKNQG, encoded by the coding sequence ATGATCGTGTTAGAGCGATTACAGCGGCTGGAAACCACTGTGCGCGAGCTTCAGCGTTTTGCGCAAACGTATTCTCTCGCCGATGTGCGACAGAACACACATCTGGAGTGGGCACTGCGCTATGGTTTTCTGGAAGCTATTCAGATGGTAATTGATATAAGTTGCCAGATTGTTAGCCGGCATAACCTGGGAATCCCCTCCACATATGCTGAATGTATAGACCTTCTACACTGTGCCGGCTATGTTGATCATCATCTGGCCAATACACTTTGTGGTATAGTCGGATTACGCAATATTCTGGTGCCTGAATACGTTTCTGTTGACCTTGAACAACTGTATGAATTACTTCATCGAATAAGTGATTTTCAACAGTTTGCTGAACAGATCAAAAATCAAGGATAA
- the mntA gene encoding type VII toxin-antitoxin system MntA family adenylyltransferase antitoxin, producing MTQLEQARDLLEAHDSIVFAMLFGSLARNTAHPWSDADIGIYVTRPWSLLETGKLAASLETALGRTVDLCVLNVALERNPLLAYRVIAEGKLLFCRDPDIFADVKARIILHYLDTSFLRTMVMNAFRERLESGQFGKGG from the coding sequence TCTGCTGGAAGCCCATGACTCAATTGTTTTTGCTATGCTCTTCGGTTCGCTGGCGAGAAATACAGCGCACCCCTGGAGCGATGCAGATATTGGCATCTACGTTACCCGTCCCTGGTCACTCCTGGAAACGGGAAAACTCGCTGCTTCCCTGGAGACAGCGCTCGGTCGAACCGTTGATCTATGTGTGCTAAACGTGGCGCTTGAACGTAATCCCCTGCTCGCCTACCGGGTTATTGCCGAAGGGAAACTGTTGTTTTGTCGAGACCCCGACATCTTTGCTGATGTTAAGGCCAGGATTATCTTGCACTATCTGGATACATCCTTTCTACGGACGATGGTGATGAATGCCTTTCGCGAGCGTCTGGAGAGCGGGCAGTTCGGCAAAGGGGGATGA